The following nucleotide sequence is from Endozoicomonas sp. GU-1.
GGCAATACCGGAGCGCGGCGTTGCCAAACCGATATTTTTCATGGCCTGGTCAAACAGCTGGCGATCTTCGGCTTTGTCGATGGCCTGCTGGTTGGCACCAATCATGGCCACGCCGTACTTTTCCAGCACACCTTTATGGAACAGATCCAGGGCACAGTTAAGCGCGGTCTGACCGCCCATGGTGGGAAGAATCGCATCCGGGCGCTCTTTTTCGATAATCTTCTCGACGGTCTCCCAGCGGATTGGCTCAATATAGGTTGAGTCCGCCATGGCCGGGTCGGTCATAATGGTCGCCGGATTGGAGTTTACCAGGATGACCCGAAACCCCTCTTCCTTCAGCGCCTTACAGGCTGCGCTCCAGAATAGTCAAACTCACAGGCCTGGCCGATAATAATTGGACCAGCCCCGAGTATCAGAATACTTTCAATATCAGTACGTTTTGGCATCTTGTTCTCACATCAAAACGGGGTTGGTTACTTTGCTGCCTTCAGCATCTCAACAAAACGGTCAAACAGCCCGGCCACATCGTGTGGGCCCGGGCTTGCTTCAGGGTGCCCCTGGAAGCTGAAAGCAGGACGATCAGTCCGCTCAATACCCTGAAGGCTGCCATCAAACAGTGACTTATGGGTTGCCTGCAGGTGCTCTGGTAACGAGTCTTCCGCTACGGCAAAACCGTGGTTCTGGCTGGTAATCATGACCTGACCGGTCTTGAGATCCTGAACCGGGTGATTGCCACCGTGGTGACCAAACTTCATCTTCTCGGTCCTGGCACCACTGGCCAGAGCCAGCAGCTGATGCCCCAGACAGATACCAAACACCGGCAGAGAAGTATCCAGAATGTCCTTAATGGCGGCGATGGCGTAATCACAGGGCTCTGGATCACCGGGGCCGTTAGAGAGGAAAATACCATCCGGATTCAGGGCCAGAACCTCTTCGGCGGGTGTTTTGGCTGGTACAACGGTAAGCCGACAGCCTCGCTGAGCCAGCATGCGCAGAATGTTTCTTTTTACACCAAAATCGTAAGCCACGACGTGAAACGGCAGGTCCGTCACGTCGGCATGGCTGTCGGTCTCCAGATTCCAGACACCTTCTGTCCAGGTGTAAGGCTGGTCAGTGGTGACTTCTTTTGCCAGGTCCATCCCTTTCAGGCCCGGAAACTCACGGGCCCTGGCCAGTGCTTTGGCTTCAGCCGCTTTTCCGGCCAGGGCGTCTCCCGCCAGGATACAGCCGTTCTGCGCACCTTTTTCCCGGAGAATTCGAGTCAGGCGGCGGGTATCGATACCAGCGATGGCGACAATATTGCGGGATTTCAGATAGTCATCCAGAGACATTTTACTGCGCCAGTTGCTGGCCAGCAGTGGCAGGTCCTTGATGATCAGACCGGCGGCCTGGATTTGTGGGGATTCTTCGTCTTCCGGAGTAATACCGGTATTACCAATATGGGGATAGGTGAGCGTAACGATTTGGCGGGAATAGGAAGGGTCGGTGAGAATTTCCTGATAACCGGTCATTGCCGTGTTGAAAACCACCTCACCACTGGTCTCACCATCAATACCGATGGCAATTCCCCGGAAAATACTGCCATCTTCCAGAGCTAAAACAGCCGTCTTAGTCAAAGGATCCTCCCGAACTTGAACCTGAGCGCCTTATGCCCGAACGCTATGATGCTTTAAGTCCTCCAGTTTGAAGACCCAAAAAAAGCGAGATGTTTTAAAAAACCATCTCGCTTTTGATCTTGCACCCTGTCGCGCACATCATAAATTCAAGGCAAATTTAATGCATTACACTATAAATCAACTAACTTTTCCACTACTTTTTTTGGTCGCCAGGTGATTTTTGATTCAGGGCATCAAGAGGCAGCAACTCAACCCAGCCTTGTTTATTCATATATTCTTCAACCGCTCTTCTCGCTCCTCCGACCAACTCTGGACAATTGGACATCGCCCGAATCGCCTGACTATACACACGCGCCCTAAACTTCTTCTGCAACTCCTTCTGCTTAAGCTCAAATGTCAGTTGTTGAATCTCTATTTCCAATTCAATCAGTTTTCTTGAAGATTCATCGTGTAAAAGTACCTTGAATGCATATTCCATAGGATGCATTAAATGACCCAGACTGCGTCTGCTGAAACCTAGATTTTCCAAAACTCTCTTCGCCTTGTTTTCTTTGCTTTTCAGCTCACTCTTTTTTTTCTGTGTTTCGATCAAGAGCTGTAATCTGTTTTTTTTGATGATTCCCTCCATCCGATGCTCAAAGCGCATCCTGAATAAATCAGAGTTACGGCTCTCCCTGTGGTTATTTGCTGACCCGGGCGGGTTGTTTTTACTAAAAGTGGATAGCTCATTTCTTGCTAATTTCTGAGGCACCACTTCAAGGTCCGTGCTTGCAGGCAACGGCCTTTTCATCGATTTACCCATGCTTCCCGGAACAGAGCCATTATAAGCCGCAATATGACGGGAACAAAGGCTGCGGGCAGTTCTGTCGCAAGCTGTATTACTGCCCGGAAGCATTTTTTCCTGTCCTTCAGCGGTCCTCGGGAAACCTTCAATGCCATCAAGAATGGTATCAAGACTCTGATTTGCTAACCAATCCCGCCACCCCTGAGGGGGAACAACGCCGGATACTATCATCACTATCAACCTCCTTTTTCACCCATTTTCCGCATTATCAGCACACCGGGCAGTGATTTAAGTTCTCTTCAGTAATCAACCATGCAGCCAGACCGTTGATTCCAGATAAATCACTAACTGTTTAATCAGTTACTACAACGCCATCAGTGCAAAAACGAAGGGTATTGTTATCCAGTGAATTCAGGTTTTCAGACCCAAAACATCCTGCATATCGAACAGGCCGGACTTTTTATCAGAAATAAATCGAACTGCCCGCAATGAGCCCCGGGCATAGATCACCCGGCTGCTGGCTTTATGGGTTACCTCCACACGCTCACCTTCACAGGCAAACAGCACCGTATGGTCACCAATCACATCACCGGCTCGAACAGTGGCAAAGCCAATGGTTTCCCGGTCTCTTGGCCCGGTATACCCTTCGCGACCGTAAACAGCGCACTTTTGCAGATCACGCCCCAGGATATCTGCCACCACTTCACCCATTTTCAGTGCCGTTCCGGAGGGTGAGTCCACCTTATGACGATGGTGCGCTTCAATAACTTCAATATCTGCGTCATCACCCAGTACCCTGGCAGCCATCTCCAGCAGCTTGAACACCAGATTGACCCCGATACTCATATTAGGCGCAAAAACGATGGCGGTATCCTCTGCCGCTTTGGCGAACTCTGCCTTCTGATCATTGCTTAAGCCAGTGGTGCCAATCACAATGCCTTTCCCATACTGCTGGCACAGGGCAACATTCTGCATGGTCAATTCCGGGGTGGTAAAATCAATCAAAACATCAAAGTCATTAACAGCTGCCACCAGGCTATCTGTTAATGGCACACCCAGTGAGCCAACCCCTGCCAGGTCTCCCGCATCGACCCCCAACAGAGTGTCGCCAGGCTTGATAATTGCTGCTCCCAGCTGGCACTGCTGATCAGCGGCAACGGCTTCCACCAGCATTCGCCCCATTCTTCCGCCGGCACCTACAATAGCAACTCTGGTCACGTCATACTCCCTCTGGCATTTTAATCGGTTGCAAAAATCCTTCGTAGTCTATCGGACTACCCACAAACAGCAAGCAGGGCAGGAAAAACAGCAATCCGGCTTTTATTTTTTAAGGAAAAAACGATAACCTGTCCCCCCCCCCACTTCGTGAAAGTTACAGGTGCAATGATGATCAGACAGTTTGTGCAAGACGTTCGGGAGATGCATTGGGCTCCAAGGCTGTTTATGGCCATGGTCATTGTGAAAACCCTCTCTGTGATGATTCGGGAGGCACAGATACTTTAAAACTGAACTTTTTAACCTTACGGATATTCTAAGTTCTGATTCCTGAAAATGGATTGACTCCAAATCCATTAAATTTAATTCATAAAACCTTGGAAATAATGATTATGAATACGGGTCAGATTACAAGTTTTCAACAGCCCGCCTACCCCAACTTGCCTGAGCATAAAAAATTTAGCGGCTGCGTTAACCAAGGCTATACAAAATATGCTTATGAACCGATAGATCCAGAGGATCCGACAAAAGGCATCAGGGTTAAAGTTAATGTATACAGCAAGTTCGTAAAACCGGGCTATTTAAACGGCCACACTCATATAAAAAAACCTGCATCACAGCTGCTATTATGGCTTCATGGCTATAAAACACTTCCCTCCAGAGCCTGTTGTGCAAGGACAGAAGCAGATATTCAAATAAAAATGCCAAAATACGTTATGGAAAGCTGTCTTCAAGCTTCCCGGCGGATTTACACAAATATTCTAAACCCAGACTCAAAATTACCGCATTCTAATACCTTCCTCTCCTATGATGACCTTATAGACCAATGCTTTTTCCTCTATGATAAGATTTTTCTTGAAAAGTATTTGCCCGAACTGGTCAAATCACCAGAATTCGTTGTAGCAACCAATCAGAATAAAGAGAAAGTAGCCTACTGGGACACATCGGTTAGTCACGTCCCAACGGAAAAACCTGTTTGAATCGATAACCCGGCATCAATGATGCCATCATCCTACTCCTTTGGGCGCGCCATCTATACGAAGAGACAATAAAGCTCGCAATAGGTTATATTACTCCGCTAATGATGCTGATTCTCACCCAAGGTAGTCATGAGCAAGAAAGTAGCAGTTATAGAAGGTGAAGAACTTGCGGCCATCGCTGAACGCTGCGAGAAGCTGGTGAACAGCCATCAAACGTTAACGCTTTCCACGCTTTCTCCACAAGGTAGACCGGAAATCAGCTATACTCCTTACCTGCGGGGGGAAGACGGTACTTTTTATATATTCGTCAGCGAACTGGCTCACCACACTCCCAATCTGCTGGCTAACCCTGTGTGCTCAATCCTGTTTGCCGCCCCTGAGTCAGAAACCAAAAACCTGTTTGCCCGTGAGCGCGCCTTTTTCCACTGTCAGGCCGATGAGCTGGCAAGAGGCACCGAACGCTGTGACCACTGGCTGGATCTGATTCAGGAAAAATTTGGCAATACGGTGGAAGTCTTGCGCAATCTCCCGGACTTTCACCTCTTTGCCCTGACGCCTGAAAACGGCCAGTATACCGTTGGTTTTGGCAAAGCTTTCAAAATCAATGCGGATGGCTCGTTCAGCCATATTGTTATCGATAAGAAAAAGTAATAACCGAGGTTCCAATGACCCAAGAAGCGATAGACAGTGGCTTTATGGCTAAGGCTATCGAGCTGGCTCGCTCAGGTTGGTATACAACCATGCCCAACCCGAGAGTTGGCTGTTTAATTGTAGACGTCAACGGTCATATTGTTGGCGAAGGCTGGCACGAAAAGGCAGGAGAGCCTCACGCCGAAGTGCATGCACTACGCATGGCTGGCACAAAGGCCAAAGGTGCCACAGCCTATGTAACCCTGGAGCCTTGCAGCCATTTTGGCAGAACACCGCCCTGTGCAGAAGCCCTCAAGGCTGCCGGTGTCGCACGGGTGGTTGCGGCAATAAAGGATGACAACCCGGCCGTATCCGGTAAAGGCATGGCCCTGCTTCAGCAAGCAGGGATAGAAATCCAATCCGGCGTTCTTGCCGATGAAGCCCGGGCCCTGAATGAAGGTTTTTTCAAGCGTATGTCGACGGGCATGCCACTGGTCAGAGCAAAACTGGCCATGAGCCTGGATGGCAGAACCGCCATGGCCAGCGGTGAATCCCAATGGATTACCGGCCCCAAGGCACGCAGTGAAGTGCAAAAACTCAGGGCACAGAGTTGTGCCATTATCACCGGGGTAGGTTCGATTCTTCACGACAACTCGTCACTGACGGTTCGCCCCGATGAACTGGGTTTGGCCAATGCCGAAGCAATCTGCAAACGTCAGCCTCTGCGGGTGGTTCTGGACTCCACACTGCAAACGCCCATTGATGCCAAAGTGATTTCAGGCCCCGGGCATTGCCTGATCGTTACCACCTCACCATGCTGCCCCGAGAAAAAAGCACAGCTGGAGCAGGCGGGCGCTGAAGTTCTGGTTTTAGATCATGCCGAAGAACAAACGGCTGGCAGAGTTAACCTCCCGGCACTATTAGCAGAACTGGGACGCAGGGAGTGTAACGAGGTGCTACTGGAAACCGGCGCTCAACTGGCTGGCAGTATGATGGCTGAAAACCTGATTGATGAGCTGGTGGTATTCATGGCTCCGATTCTGATGGGCTCAGCAGCAAGGCCCCTATTGAACTTACCACTGCAAAGCATGTCTGAAAAAAAGAGCTGGTTATCAAAGATATCCGGGCAATAGGTAATGACTGGAAAATCACAGCGCGACCATTGTCTTGATAAGTTGCTCCCAACAAAAGATGGGGATTTTCTGCTTAAAAATGCTCCATTTTATTGGAAGAAACAAGGTGTTGTTATTACTAATATAACGGTTAGCGATTTATGTGAAAGCAAAGGAAGAACTACTTACAACCACTAACGATAACTTAATCGAAAATTGAGGTTAGTAAATGCAATCTGTTAATCCATCTGAATCAACTCATCCACATCCACCACAAGCACATTTTGACGAAAACAATGAAACTGTAGCGCTCATGTCTGGAAGATATATAAAAAAACATCAGATTGGCGAAGGTTGTTTCTCGAAAGTGTTTCTTGCTGAAAAAATAACAGGAAATACAGAAAACAAATATGTCGCACTGAAAAAAACCAGCCATTACGGTGAAATTGAAATCAATGCTTTCAAAGCATTAAACCCACATGCAAATATTGTAACCATGTTGGACCACTCTCTGGATAGTTCTACCATTGCCATGGAGCTGGCAGACTGCAACGTATATCAACTCATTGGTTTATGGGGGCAAGACAAAACAAAGTT
It contains:
- the carA gene encoding glutamine-hydrolyzing carbamoyl-phosphate synthase small subunit; its protein translation is MTKTAVLALEDGSIFRGIAIGIDGETSGEVVFNTAMTGYQEILTDPSYSRQIVTLTYPHIGNTGITPEDEESPQIQAAGLIIKDLPLLASNWRSKMSLDDYLKSRNIVAIAGIDTRRLTRILREKGAQNGCILAGDALAGKAAEAKALARAREFPGLKGMDLAKEVTTDQPYTWTEGVWNLETDSHADVTDLPFHVVAYDFGVKRNILRMLAQRGCRLTVVPAKTPAEEVLALNPDGIFLSNGPGDPEPCDYAIAAIKDILDTSLPVFGICLGHQLLALASGARTEKMKFGHHGGNHPVQDLKTGQVMITSQNHGFAVAEDSLPEHLQATHKSLFDGSLQGIERTDRPAFSFQGHPEASPGPHDVAGLFDRFVEMLKAAK
- the dapB gene encoding 4-hydroxy-tetrahydrodipicolinate reductase, whose amino-acid sequence is MTRVAIVGAGGRMGRMLVEAVAADQQCQLGAAIIKPGDTLLGVDAGDLAGVGSLGVPLTDSLVAAVNDFDVLIDFTTPELTMQNVALCQQYGKGIVIGTTGLSNDQKAEFAKAAEDTAIVFAPNMSIGVNLVFKLLEMAARVLGDDADIEVIEAHHRHKVDSPSGTALKMGEVVADILGRDLQKCAVYGREGYTGPRDRETIGFATVRAGDVIGDHTVLFACEGERVEVTHKASSRVIYARGSLRAVRFISDKKSGLFDMQDVLGLKT
- a CDS encoding HugZ family pyridoxamine 5'-phosphate oxidase, whose protein sequence is MSKKVAVIEGEELAAIAERCEKLVNSHQTLTLSTLSPQGRPEISYTPYLRGEDGTFYIFVSELAHHTPNLLANPVCSILFAAPESETKNLFARERAFFHCQADELARGTERCDHWLDLIQEKFGNTVEVLRNLPDFHLFALTPENGQYTVGFGKAFKINADGSFSHIVIDKKK
- the ribD gene encoding bifunctional diaminohydroxyphosphoribosylaminopyrimidine deaminase/5-amino-6-(5-phosphoribosylamino)uracil reductase RibD; this encodes MTQEAIDSGFMAKAIELARSGWYTTMPNPRVGCLIVDVNGHIVGEGWHEKAGEPHAEVHALRMAGTKAKGATAYVTLEPCSHFGRTPPCAEALKAAGVARVVAAIKDDNPAVSGKGMALLQQAGIEIQSGVLADEARALNEGFFKRMSTGMPLVRAKLAMSLDGRTAMASGESQWITGPKARSEVQKLRAQSCAIITGVGSILHDNSSLTVRPDELGLANAEAICKRQPLRVVLDSTLQTPIDAKVISGPGHCLIVTTSPCCPEKKAQLEQAGAEVLVLDHAEEQTAGRVNLPALLAELGRRECNEVLLETGAQLAGSMMAENLIDELVVFMAPILMGSAARPLLNLPLQSMSEKKSWLSKISGQ